One Anolis carolinensis isolate JA03-04 unplaced genomic scaffold, rAnoCar3.1.pri scaffold_13, whole genome shotgun sequence genomic window, ttgaagtaagcatattatttgagaacacagaaatgccagaccacgctaacaaccaccatgtcagacaacacagaaaagccattgaaatccacaagcatgtggatttcaacagaaaggaggaaaccatgaacgtaaacaaaatctggctaccagtattgaaaaaaactctagaatcaggacagtaaataaagaacaacactcagaaaacagaggaattccagacatgaataaatcagggcTAATTAACACCTCcccaaaaaggattcccccaggcaataagcaCCCAgaccttatttatttctttactacatttatatcccgctcttctcatagcggcttacaaatcaaatgtacatacaatatattattagcatagcacagtataagcattaaattactatattgtactatatcattatatggtaatattattagtaatattacatataatatataattaatattatattattattattagtataatattgtattacattgtaatattatcaatattataagtacatacaatatattatatatttataaattattgtatattatatatatatgtatgtatgtacaattaggttggtatgatgtcttcctggccccccgaTTCTCCACTCTGGTCACCTTgatgctgaaaggctattcaatgctaatcaaggtggccaactgcaacatgcacacttgcctccaacagagaatacagtagagtctcacttatccaagctaaacgggccacggaagcttggataaccgaatatcttggataataaggaggaattaaggaaaagcctattaaacatccaattaggttatgattttacaaattatgcaccaaaacatcatgttttacaacaaatttgacagaaaaagtagttcaatacgcagtaatgttatgttgtaactaccgtatttacaaacttagcaccaaaatatcacgatatattgaaaacattgccttggataatccagaagcttggataaccgaatatcttggataataaggagggattaaggaaaagcctattaaacattaaattaggttatgattttacaaattaagcaccaaaccatcatgttatacaacaaatttgacagaaaaagtagttcagtacgcagtaatgttatgttgtaactaccgtatttacgaatttagcaccaaaatatcacgatatattgaaaacattgccttggataagcgaagcttggataagtgagactctactgtaattctttctcccaccctggactttattccacagatatataatccccacttgcctcgtttccaacagacctcacaacctgaggatgcctgccatagatgggggcgaaacgtcaggagagaatgcttctggaacatggccacacaggccGGAGAACTCCCAGCAACTGAATGGACTCAAAGAGTTCAAGAAGCAGGGATGACTTCCGTGAAGCCCAGGGCAGCCCCAGTCACGTGGGGTGAGAATGTGAGAGAGGGGGCGGGGCAGACAAGGGGGCGGGGCGCAGAGaaaaaggggcggggcttctctcctcctttccggCGCCTGccttcctttcatttccttttcgGCTCTTCCGGCTGCGGAGGCGCGTCGGGGCCGCGAGGGGGCGCTGTTAGGCCGCCTTCTCTGCGTCTCTGGCGGCGGAagcacggaaggaaggaaggcaggaaggagcgGAGGAGGAAGCGGAGGCGGAGGCCAGGCCCTGCcgagcgagagagagagcgagggaaGGAAGCacgaaaggagggagggagagggcccgTCTCCTGCGCGGGGAGCGAGATgggcccccgccgccgccgcccgccCTTCGCTGCCGCCTCTCCGCCTCCGGGGCCCCGGCTCTTCCTCCTCCCGCCGCCACCGGGCCGAAGGTGAGCAGGAGTGAGGCCTAGTCGCTCCGGAAGAGCCCCCGAGTCATACAACCCCCCCAGGCAGGGGAGGGCACGGGGTGCTTCCGGGGTCGTAACCCCAGTCGTCCCACCCCCTCCAGGCGATTTGATGGGGATGATGGATCATAGGAGCCTGTAGCCTGCCCGGTCACCCACCGCCAGGCCTGGCTCAGGGAGGCCGGCTGTGGGTTGatcagtattttattatattaatacatctaatatattattattgtattatgttattattttctgaTTACTTGACACAATAAGATTAGTACagagctttgaatgcgatttcctgcttcttggcagggggttggactggatggcccatgaggtctcttccaactctactattctatgattctatgagcaaaTTGCtacctgttgtattggatcacacgttggacacttcccaagtgtctaagactgtgtgatgtatcggcataTCATGTGTATTTTCTGACAGATGGTGATTTTCTCAGCGCAGATTGTTTTCAAGTGGTGGCcaaagtctttaggcactgcacccagtgtccCGATCACCACtggaattttattatattataaaattttccatttggtggcacagcgggttaaactgctgagctgtcgAATTTGCTGTCCAAAATATTGGTGGCTCGATTCCAGGGAGCGGagcaagctcccactgttagtcccagcttctgccaacctagcagtttgaaaacatgcaaatgtgagtcgatcaataggcaccgcttctgcaggaaggtaacggcgctccatgcagtcatgctggccacatgacctaggaggtgtctacggacaacgctggatcttcagcttagaaatggagagtcaggcacgactagatataatgtcaggggaaaattttaccttattattattgtttcataTAGCTTTTATATTACTTTGTTATTATTAGCatcactgttgttgttttatgttactattactaatattattattttgttcccTGCAGCCGGCGCTGggcctcctgcctggggggccACTGAGAGGGGCCCACTCCCCTGCCGCTTCTCATCTGGACGGACGCAACGGCCCTGGCAACAAGGATGAGTGTCCCTGACTTCACGCCAGACCCCGGGGGCGGCTTCTCGGAGGATGCCCCGCGGCCCCCAGTCCCCGGCGAGGAGGGGGAGCTGGTTTCCGCTGAGACTGGGCGCCCACCCAGCCACGGGGGCTTCTTCCACAGTGGGGAGGCCCTCAAGGCGGAGGCCACGCCCCGGCGGCCGGACCTGGACCTGGGCTACGAGCCCGAAGGCAGCGCTTCCCCGACACCCCCTGCCCTGCGCTGGGCCGGCTCCCTGCACTCGCTACTGGACGACCGGGACGGGACCCAGCTCTTCCGCAGCTTCCTACGGGAGGAGGGCTGCGCCGACCTGCTAGACTTCTGGTTTGCCTGCAGTGGCTTCCGGAAGCTGGCGCCCGGCGAAGGCAGCGAGGAGAAGCGGCTTAAGCTGGCCAGGGCCATTTACAAGAAGTACGTTTTGCACGGTGCTGGCGTGGTAGCACGTAGGGTCAAGCCAGCCACCAAGAGCTTCATCCGGGACTGCGTCCTGCGGCAGCTGGTGGACCCGGCCGCCTTCGATCAGGCCCAGACCGAGGTTCAGGCTGCCATCGAGGAGCACTCCTACCCACTCTTCCTCAAGTCCGACATCTACCTGGAATACGCTAggagtggtggaggaggagggggctgcGGAGGCGGGGAGAGCCCCAAGGGCCCCTGTGGAGAACACAGCCCCGAGGGCAACGGGAAGAGCCTCCCAGGCTACCTGCCCACCCTCAACGAGGACGAGGAGTGGAAGGGCGAGGGGACCCccgaggggaaggggaaagggggcgTGTGCCGGGTGGTGGCGGAGGGCCCCCGAGACCCCCTACTGCCTCCCCCCTCCGGGTGCCTGACCCAGACGCTACGAAGGGAGACCGCTGTCCAGCAGGCCGCCCCCGGAGCCCCTCCCTCGGCCAGCAGCACTGCCGCAGTGGCCCCCAGGCGCTACAGCGAGGGACGGGAGTTCAGGTGAGAGGCAAGGGCTTGGCAGCATGTATCAATGTATGGAGGGAGCTGGGCTTTGGGCCACAAGGAGCTTCTATGGGGAAGAGGCCAGCCCCTTTCTCCAGCTTCTGAAAGAGGCACTCTCCAGCCCTTCTGTCTGAGTgcatttccacacagccatataaaccagaatatcaaggcagataatccacaatgtctggtttgaactgggttatctgactcaacactgccatatatcccagttcaaagaagataatgtgggattttattcagctgtgtggaaggggcctgagagagtgCTGGGGAGCAGCCAGTCCACTGCAACGGGGCTCATGGCTGTATTGGAAGGGTAGGAAGCTCCCCTCCCCTGAAATTGGTGATGGCATCATTTCCCCCTTCTAACACCGATGCCCCCTCTCAATGTGGGGGACAGGCCAGCAAGGCCCTCTCTCCCTTCCAGACTACTGTCCCTAGGAtcccaaaataataatatcctgtCACTTGTAAAATTGTCAAAAATGACTCTATGAAAAGGAAACTTTTGGAGCCCCTGCTCTTCTCCTTGGCCTGCCGTCTCCCATTCTACCAGGCCTCAGCATCTGAAGGGGGGGGATGTATGCCAGTTGGAGCCTGACACAAGACGCACCCTGTTACGGGGGGAGCCTTAGCTGGTTTGGACAAAAGCCCCCTTCTCCCTGGCTCCTCCCCATTGACTTCTCAGGCCTCTGGTTGTTTGCGGAGGCAGGACCCCACTGTCACCTGTTCCTTCTCAATTGTGCACCAAATGTTTGCGGTAAAAATAGAACGCAGAGCGGAGGGCAGCATGCACTTTCCTTGTGTGTGCGTTTGCAGGCACACAATCAGCGGCCCTTTGAAAGCATGCCTTGGTCcactttttttgcttttgttgctcTCAAAGTGCTTCAGGAGCAAATCCAGATCTAAATGGCCCCAAGAGATTTGTAAACTGCAGGACTTAGAAGGGATGAGGGGGCAAAGGGGGGCTGAGATGGTTGGGATTCTTTCCAGGGCTTGGATTTTGGTGCCTGTGGGGCCTCCTTGGGATTATGAGGATTGCCCCAGGACCAGACTGGACAGAGCTGGGAAGGGGAAGCTGTGGGGCTGCTTGGACCACGGACAGCAGCCGGAAGTTACtattattttgatgtttattattatattttatgtctgTTTATACCCTGTTtgttctctccacaaagagactgaaaagcatttcaatacaatttaaaatctaaaacatttcaacaaggtTGGGGCCTGGTGACCCCTTTTCCTGTCTGGAGGCAATTCTGTATCTCTGGGGTGGAGGGAAATCTAAGGGTCTGTTCCGGTTGAAATTGCCCAATGGATTTCTCAATGCGGGAGAACGGCCTCCCTGCTCAATTGCCCCAAGGAGGGCTTCCTCGGGAGCCTTTGGGCAAAGAGGTCCCCTTCCCAGAAAAGTTTCCTCCAAGAGACAAGCGATGCAGAAAGCCCTCTCAAGCCCTTCTCTGGCTCTGCTACCTCCCAGGGTCAAGCACAGTTGAGACCGGAAGATTGGGGGGCGGGGGACTCCagatagaacaggcatggacaaacttgagccctccctccaagtgttttggactataactcccacaattcttaacagcctcaggcctcttccttttccccctcagccgcttaagaggCGAGAACCATCCTTCCCAGTCTCTGTTCGCTTTCAGAGGCACAAGACAGGCCCATGGCCTTGCGTTCGCCCTGTTTGGCTGGCTGTGGTCCTGGGGCCTTTTCCCGCGGCCTTACTGCCTCACTTGGCACAGGAGGAACCCGGCCTGGGCAAGAGAAGGGAGACTGTTCCAGAGTGTGGCCATCCAGCGCCTTCTCTGGGTGTGGGATGGACTGCCACCCTCGCTTTGCCTACGTGAACCCTTTTCTGATCGAGCAGCGGAGATAGAGGCACCCATTGGGGAGGAGGCCCTTTTGCCCCGTTGCCCTGACCCTGATGCATGCTCTTTGCCCTCTTCTGCCAGACCCAGTCCGTGGAGGGAGCCGGTGCACCCCTATTACGTCAACACGGGCTTCGCCTTGGCCCCGGCCGCCAGCGCCAATGACAGCGAGCAACACAGCATGTCCAGCGATGCCGACACCATGTCCCTGACCGACAGCAGCGTGTGAGCAGGGCGAGGGGCGCATCGGGGATTGGGGTTGGGCCCATTTTTATGTAGACTGTGGATGAAACGGAGGGACAATAACAGTTGAAGGCGAGGGGCTGCCAATGGAGAAGGTGTTACGGCCCTTCCTGGCCGTTCTGCCATGGAGTGCCCCTGACTCCTTCTTTCCTTGGCAGAGACGGGATCCCTCCCTACCGACTCCGGAAGCAGCATCGCAGAGAGATGCAGGAAAGTGCCAAAGCCAACGGACGTGTGCCTCTACCTCACATTCCTGTGAGTGACCCTGGCCCAAGTGTGCCCCTCCATGGTCCCCCCCCCTTCTTCCATGGGGATGGCATAATGTGGGGCTCATTCCCTCTCTTTGCATCTTTTCCATGAAGCGTACTTACCGAATGCCAAAGGATATCCACGTTGAACCCCAGAAATTTGCTGCAGAGTTGATCCACCGGCTGGAGGAGGTCCTGAGGGACCGGGAGGCCGAGGCCAAGCTGGAGGAGCGCCTGAAGCGCGTCCGTGCAGTGAGTGAGGGAAAGGGGGCCTTGGAGGGCATGTCCCATGGGTTGGGGGCACTTCCTAACTgtctcccttccccttccccttgggGTACCTCTCTCTGTGGCAAAGACTAGGGAGGCCATGGCTTTTTGCCCCTTGTCTGGCTTTGGGGGACCCCTCCTCTTGTTTCTCCAGACTCACTTGCTGCCTTTTTTAGGAGGAAGAAGGCGAGGAGCTGGAAATGCCTCTGGGCCCCTGTCTGGGGAGCCACAAAGTGCTCCTACCCCACTTCGGCCCCCGTTGCTACTCTGAGGCCCCTCCCAGGGACGCCCATGAGGAGAACCCGGAGAGCATCCTGGACGAACACGTCCAGCGGGTGATGAAGACCCCCGGCTGCCAGTCCCCCAAGCCCCGCTCCCCAGACAGTGGCCTCGCTACGACCCCCGGCAAGCCCGCCCTCCACGGCCCCATGACAGCAATGGGGCCCTCGCTGCCCTTGGGGCATGGGAAACATGCAGGGAAAGTGGGCCCCAGGTTGGAGGGCGCTGGCCTGCACCACCACAAGCACGTCTTTCACCATGCGGCACATCATCACGGCCCCCTCAAGGCCAAGGAGCCGCCCCCCGCCGAGGCCGAGGGCCCCGGGGGACGTGGGGGTGGTGCCTTCGGTTGGGGCTTGGAAGGCGCCCACAAGCCCCGGCTCTACGGGGAGAGCGCCTGCCTGGACCCCGCAGCCTACAGGTGAGACATGGGAAAGCGGGGGGCTCTCGGAGGGAGGGCTGTTTATCCATGTGGGCCCCTAAGGCCTTGGGAGGGGAGGCAGCATGTCTCGGAGATGTGCCCCTGTCCCTTGGCcttcaccctcctcctcctcactcacTTCCCTGCAGCAGCAAAGCCGGTCTCCTCTCCAAGCGCAGCACCAAGAAGGGCGAGGGGGGCAAAGGAGATGGCTATGAAGTCCCTGGTTCACCAGAGGACGTGGAGAGGAACCAGAAGATCCTGCAGTGGATCATCGAGGGTGAGAAGGAGATCAGCCGGCACAAGAAGACCGGCCACAGGTGAGCCCCGAGGGGTGTGTGCATGTCTATGTGTCTCCTGGGCCCAATGGCCAGGGCTGCAAGTCgctgcgaatgtggagaagagcaaaccacagaccacctattacaatgcagtctgagccctgccacatgcacaatggaggaagtTCTTTTAGCAACACCAGGGGCACTCCaaggccagctactggtcaaatgacatttggtataatgccaagtttttaactttgtgtttttaaatacattacaactgtactctcggttcactcctgacacgataaattaaaataaatggccAGGGCAGGAAAGGATCCTGTTGGAGAGAAGAGAAGATGTACATGAAGGAATGCAGCTGATATGTTAGAAAAGGGAATGCGAATGTCTgaaaaaacacatgggatgggagtTGAGGGGAGGATCTTCTTGTACAGAAGTGGGGCAGCTCATGCCCAATGGATGTCCTCTGGGTGCCAAACATGGTGAACTCTCGGCTGGCGAAGATGGGAGGTCATTTCTGTGACATCACCAGCATTGCCTTGTATTAGGGGGAGGGGGCTGTGTGTTGGGGTCACTGACAactcttctcctccttccctctgtaAAGTTCCTCCGGCGTTAAGAAGCAGCTGGGCCATGAACTGGTGCGGCCAGCCTCTGTGGAACGCCCGGTGGCCCTGCACCCCTGGGTCAGCGCTCAGCTGCGGAACGTGGTGCAGCCCTCGCACCCCTTCATCCAGGACCCCACCATGCCCCCCAATCCGGCCCCCAACCCCCTGACGCAGCTGGAGGAAGCCCGGCGgaggctggaggaggaggagaagcggacGGGGAAGGTCCCGGGGAAGCAGAGGTACAGGCTGGGGCTAGAGGGGGGCCGAGGGAAGGGGTCTCCCCTGGGGTCAAAGAGCTACCTTCCAGGACCAGAGGGGAGTGTCTTGGGGGCCGTAGTTGGCCTTGGCCCAGCATGCTTCCTCTCGTAATGGGtgtgaatgtatctccctctgtaAGGTCTCACCCATACAGCCCATGGCATATCTGGAGGATGCATAGGGAGAGTAGTCGCTCCTTGAGGGGCAGAGACCCTGAGTGCTCCTGTtccctggatggatggatggttgtgTGTAGGCTCTCTCGGAGCAGAGCGGACGAACAAGCCCCCAGGATGGTGTCTTCACCAAGACCTTTCTTTCCCATTACT contains:
- the axin1 gene encoding axin-1 isoform X1; its protein translation is MSVPDFTPDPGGGFSEDAPRPPVPGEEGELVSAETGRPPSHGGFFHSGEALKAEATPRRPDLDLGYEPEGSASPTPPALRWAGSLHSLLDDRDGTQLFRSFLREEGCADLLDFWFACSGFRKLAPGEGSEEKRLKLARAIYKKYVLHGAGVVARRVKPATKSFIRDCVLRQLVDPAAFDQAQTEVQAAIEEHSYPLFLKSDIYLEYARSGGGGGGCGGGESPKGPCGEHSPEGNGKSLPGYLPTLNEDEEWKGEGTPEGKGKGGVCRVVAEGPRDPLLPPPSGCLTQTLRRETAVQQAAPGAPPSASSTAAVAPRRYSEGREFRPSPWREPVHPYYVNTGFALAPAASANDSEQHSMSSDADTMSLTDSSVDGIPPYRLRKQHRREMQESAKANGRVPLPHIPRTYRMPKDIHVEPQKFAAELIHRLEEVLRDREAEAKLEERLKRVRAEEEGEELEMPLGPCLGSHKVLLPHFGPRCYSEAPPRDAHEENPESILDEHVQRVMKTPGCQSPKPRSPDSGLATTPGKPALHGPMTAMGPSLPLGHGKHAGKVGPRLEGAGLHHHKHVFHHAAHHHGPLKAKEPPPAEAEGPGGRGGGAFGWGLEGAHKPRLYGESACLDPAAYSSKAGLLSKRSTKKGEGGKGDGYEVPGSPEDVERNQKILQWIIEGEKEISRHKKTGHSSSGVKKQLGHELVRPASVERPVALHPWVSAQLRNVVQPSHPFIQDPTMPPNPAPNPLTQLEEARRRLEEEEKRTGKVPGKQRYVQEVIQRGRSSSSSARPACLPVLNVVPAVSDLDLSAPPEYVPPSPSEGSLPSCSAILPLDGPTPDASPHLVVGKTQKRPPPAPQPPCDNIVVAYYFCGEPIPYRTLVKGRVVTLGQFKELLTKKGNYRYYFKKVSDEFDCGVVFEEVREDEAVLPIFEEKIIGKVEKID
- the axin1 gene encoding axin-1 isoform X2 encodes the protein MSVPDFTPDPGGGFSEDAPRPPVPGEEGELVSAETGRPPSHGGFFHSGEALKAEATPRRPDLDLGYEPEGSASPTPPALRWAGSLHSLLDDRDGTQLFRSFLREEGCADLLDFWFACSGFRKLAPGEGSEEKRLKLARAIYKKYVLHGAGVVARRVKPATKSFIRDCVLRQLVDPAAFDQAQTEVQAAIEEHSYPLFLKSDIYLEYARSGGGGGGCGGGESPKGPCGEHSPEGNGKSLPGYLPTLNEDEEWKGEGTPEGKGKGGVCRVVAEGPRDPLLPPPSGCLTQTLRRETAVQQAAPGAPPSASSTAAVAPRRYSEGREFRPSPWREPVHPYYVNTGFALAPAASANDSEQHSMSSDADTMSLTDSSVDGIPPYRLRKQHRREMQESAKANGRVPLPHIPRTYRMPKDIHVEPQKFAAELIHRLEEVLRDREAEAKLEERLKRVRAEEEGEELEMPLGPCLGSHKVLLPHFGPRCYSEAPPRDAHEENPESILDEHVQRVMKTPGCQSPKPRSPDSGLATTPGKPALHGPMTAMGPSLPLGHGKHAGKVGPRLEGAGLHHHKHVFHHAAHHHGPLKAKEPPPAEAEGPGGRGGGAFGWGLEGAHKPRLYGESACLDPAAYSSKAGLLSKRSTKKGEGGKGDGYEVPGSPEDVERNQKILQWIIEGEKEISRHKKTGHSSSGVKKQLGHELVRPASVERPVALHPWVSAQLRNVVQPSHPFIQDPTMPPNPAPNPLTQLEEARRRLEEEEKRTGKVPGKQRYVQEVIQRGRSSSSSARPACLPVLNVVPAVSDLDLSAPPEGKTQKRPPPAPQPPCDNIVVAYYFCGEPIPYRTLVKGRVVTLGQFKELLTKKGNYRYYFKKVSDEFDCGVVFEEVREDEAVLPIFEEKIIGKVEKID
- the axin1 gene encoding axin-1 isoform X3; the protein is MSVPDFTPDPGGGFSEDAPRPPVPGEEGELVSAETGRPPSHGGFFHSGEALKAEATPRRPDLDLGYEPEGSASPTPPALRWAGSLHSLLDDRDGTQLFRSFLREEGCADLLDFWFACSGFRKLAPGEGSEEKRLKLARAIYKKYVLHGAGVVARRVKPATKSFIRDCVLRQLVDPAAFDQAQTEVQAAIEEHSYPLFLKSDIYLEYARSGGGGGGCGGGESPKGPCGEHSPEGNGKSLPGYLPTLNEDEEWKGEGTPEGKGKGGVCRVVAEGPRDPLLPPPSGCLTQTLRRETAVQQAAPGAPPSASSTAAVAPRRYSEGREFRPSPWREPVHPYYVNTGFALAPAASANDSEQHSMSSDADTMSLTDSSVDGIPPYRLRKQHRREMQESAKANGRVPLPHIPRTYRMPKDIHVEPQKFAAELIHRLEEVLRDREAEAKLEERLKRVRAEEEGEELEMPLGPCLGSHKVLLPHFGPRCYSEAPPRDAHEENPESILDEHVQRVMKTPGCQSPKPRSPDSGLATTPGKPALHGPMTAMGPSLPLGHGKHAGKVGPRLEGAGLHHHKHVFHHAAHHHGPLKAKEPPPAEAEGPGGRGGGAFGWGLEGAHKPRLYGESACLDPAAYSSKAGLLSKRSTKKGEGGKGDGYEVPGSPEDVERNQKILQWIIEGEKEISRHKKTGHSSSGVKKQLGHELVRPASVERPVALHPWVSAQLRNVVQPSHPFIQDPTMPPNPAPNPLTQLEEARRRLEEEEKRTGKVPGKQRGKTQKRPPPAPQPPCDNIVVAYYFCGEPIPYRTLVKGRVVTLGQFKELLTKKGNYRYYFKKVSDEFDCGVVFEEVREDEAVLPIFEEKIIGKVEKID